Proteins encoded by one window of bacterium:
- a CDS encoding isocitrate lyase, with product MRERSGGPGVGGNGQRDGQRASRGVTPRTVVNDDGAATIHVRHVSTTGGAGQTAGLPDRWAGIERPYAPEDVERLRNSFHIEYTLARRGAERLWELLHTRPYVAALGALTGNQAMQQVKAGLEAIYLSGWQVAADANLAGQMYPDQSLYPSNSVPALVRSINQTLLRADQIHHSEGDDGTYWMAPIVADAEAGFGGCLHAFELMKAMIEAGAAGVHFEDQLASEKKCGHLGGKVLVPTCQFIDTLVAARLAADVLDVPTILIARTDARSARLLTSDIDPRDQEFLTGERTPEGYYCVRAGLDAAIARALAYAPYADMLWCETSTPDLDEAKRFAEAIHEHFPGKLLAYNCSPSFNWRRHLDAATIASFQRELAAMGYRFQFVTLAGFHTLNYSMFSLARAYRERGMTAYAELQQAEFEAEHLGYTATRHQREVGNGYFDLVRETVMRGRTSTAAMAESTETAQFL from the coding sequence ATGCGCGAGCGCAGCGGCGGGCCGGGGGTCGGGGGCAACGGACAGCGCGACGGGCAGCGCGCGTCCAGAGGCGTCACGCCACGCACCGTCGTGAACGACGACGGCGCGGCAACGATCCACGTCCGCCACGTGTCGACGACGGGCGGGGCAGGGCAGACGGCGGGCCTGCCGGACCGGTGGGCCGGCATCGAGCGGCCGTACGCGCCCGAGGACGTGGAACGACTGCGCAACTCGTTCCACATCGAGTACACCCTCGCCCGCCGCGGCGCCGAGCGGCTGTGGGAGCTGCTGCACACCCGGCCGTACGTCGCCGCGCTGGGCGCGCTCACCGGCAACCAGGCGATGCAGCAGGTGAAGGCCGGGCTGGAGGCCATCTACCTCAGCGGCTGGCAGGTCGCCGCCGACGCCAACCTCGCCGGCCAGATGTACCCGGATCAGAGCCTCTACCCGTCCAACAGCGTGCCAGCCCTGGTGCGCAGCATCAACCAGACGCTGCTCCGCGCGGACCAGATCCACCACTCCGAGGGCGACGACGGCACGTACTGGATGGCGCCGATCGTCGCCGACGCGGAGGCCGGGTTCGGCGGCTGCCTCCACGCGTTCGAGCTGATGAAGGCGATGATCGAGGCGGGCGCCGCCGGTGTGCACTTCGAGGACCAGCTCGCGTCCGAGAAGAAGTGCGGGCACCTCGGCGGCAAGGTCCTGGTTCCGACGTGCCAGTTCATCGACACCCTCGTCGCCGCACGCCTGGCCGCCGATGTGCTCGACGTGCCCACGATCCTGATCGCCCGGACCGATGCGCGCAGCGCACGGCTGCTCACCAGCGACATCGACCCGCGGGACCAGGAGTTCCTCACCGGCGAACGCACGCCCGAGGGCTACTACTGCGTGCGCGCAGGGCTCGACGCCGCCATTGCCCGCGCCCTCGCCTACGCGCCGTACGCCGACATGCTGTGGTGCGAGACGTCCACGCCCGACCTGGACGAGGCGAAGCGGTTCGCCGAGGCGATCCACGAACACTTCCCCGGCAAGCTGCTGGCCTACAACTGCTCGCCGTCGTTCAACTGGCGGCGGCACCTGGATGCCGCGACCATCGCCTCGTTCCAGCGCGAACTCGCCGCCATGGGCTACCGCTTCCAGTTCGTCACGCTCGCCGGGTTCCACACGCTGAACTACAGCATGTTCTCGCTCGCGCGAGCGTACCGCGAGCGAGGGATGACGGCGTACGCGGAGCTGCAGCAGGCGGAGTTCGAGGCCGAGCACCTCGGCTACACGGCGACCCGGCACCAGCGTGAGGTCGGGAACGGCTACTTCGACCTGGTGCGCGAGACGGTGATGCGCGGCCGGACCAGCACCGCCGCCATGGCGGAATCCACCGAGACGGCGCAGTTCCTGTAG